The following nucleotide sequence is from Methanoculleus sp. SDB.
GTGCCTCAGTGGCTCAGCCGGCAGAGCGCGTCCTTGGTAAGGACGAGGTCGCGAGTTCAAATCTCGCCTGAGGCTCTTTTCCTTTTGTTCAAAGCTTTTTGAGAATTCAGAGCGTTTTAATCCGATAAGGCGAGTGGGGATCACTAGGGTAGTGTGGGTGCACCTGCAAGCACCCGGCGTATCTCTTTCGGGTCTCCTTGAAGAGAATCGAACGCCAGGTGGACTTGTTCCTCCGGCTTCATTGCAAAATAATCCGTCTCTTTGAGAAATAGATATTGTTTATAGCAGATTTGAGGCACGATCAAGGAATGCAGGGTCTCATTTTCTCCATTTTATACCGGATGATCGCGTGTTATACAATGGGATCAGATTCAGGTATTTGAGTGCCTCTTCTTTCGAAGATACACCATATACTCGATCATCAAGAATATCCGGATAACGGATACGTGAATCAACGCGTTGATCCGCAAACTCACCACTCCAGCCATCCACCCGATATCCAAGAATGAGTCTTCCGTGCGCCCATGCCATAGCTATTTCCGAGAGCGTGCCCGATCCACCTCCAATGGCAATAAGCGCATCAGAGTTGGAGATAATGACATTTCTCGCTGTATCTATCCCTGTTGCAATGCAGATGTCTGCATAGCCGTTCGCTTCACACGGATCCTTGCCGGGGAGGATGGCAAGAATATCTCCATCCTGGTGCTCAGGGGAACTTCGAGCTCCGCGTGACACAGCTTCCATCACCCCGCCAAGTCCTCCCGTTACGAGCCGATACCTTGCAGTTATCAGAGCATGCCCGAGCTGCTCTGCAATGCGGTATTTTTCAGAATCTTCGTCCAACCGTGCGTCACCGACTACAGCCACGATCGGGCGTCGGTCAACAGATATATTGTCATCATTGAGCTGCATTGTCTCACATTCCTTTTTGATGCATATTTGGCAGCAAAGGAGGCTTGCTCATAATCTTATGAATCAAGTCCTCGCGTATCGCTCGCATTTGTTCATTTTTTCCACCCGTGGGTTCGTAGAAATAGAGCGGTTCGGCGATGTGCATTGGCTTGTTTGCCATCTCCACCATCGGAACCATGAAGGCCCAATCCTCAGCGTAGGGAATCCATTCACTGTTGATCTGCAGGTAGTCCTCCGGAATTGCGTCGTAAAGATACTTCTTGAATGATCGAAGATGCTGCCAGACATTTCCTCCTCGTGCACTTCGTGGACTTGAGAATGTAACGGCATACCGTACGAATTTATCCGTTCTCAGCATTGAGCCGACTGATAAATCTGCCCCTTTTCGATAGATCCCATCGAGATGTTTGATGACGTCTTCACCGATCAGTGCATCATCGGCATCCAGGGTAATGATGACGCTCTCAGGATTCGAACAGATCCTCCTGATCGCAATGTCGTGATTCTCCAATGGCGTGATAGCCATCAAATTTCCGAAATATGTAGCGTTGCCACCCCATTCATCGAGGAGAACCTCTCTGATGTACTCAGCCATAGCGTTGGAAGAACACGCGTCGACAAAGACAATACTGAAATTTCGAGATCGCTGCCTTGCGAGTGAATCGGCGCACCGCCGGAGTTTCGGGATTGGGACATTCTGACCACGGACAACAAATACATACTCCTGATTCATACTGCCTGTCCAGTCCTGAAGCGATCCCTTCAGATCAACATTGCCATACTGCATGTGGGGGATCTGGCCTGCCTCTACCCGATGCATGATTGTATACCACTCATTGGGATCCGTCTTGCGGTCGTTGGGAACATGGATGAAAAATGTCCTATGATCGCCGCCACGGAACGACTGTTTTTTACCGCTTTTTAAGAGAAGATCCATCGATCGATGCCAGGGCAACGTGAGTATGCTTTCTGAATTAATTCCATTTGACATCGGGAGGGCATCTTCGACTCTTCTTTTGTCGATGAGAGAGCATCGAACCTCGGTCCGCCACTTCACACCAGAATTATTGGCATTATATGGATGGTCTTCCTCATGTGCGATATTGAAAGACACGGTGAGAGCGTCAGGATCCTGTTCAAAGACGCTGATCATATCACCCAGGTAGTCATGATCACGGTCAAGGCGGCAGATGAGACAGTCACTATCTAGCTGTAGGACATAATCTCCCACGCACTGCTCGATACCATAGAGCGACATGAATGTTGGCTGTCCGTTTTCGCACCGGGGGAGTCTGGACCCTACCCCAAACCACTTCTGAAATGTCTCTTCGATAAGGGGCGGTTCATCCGGTGCAACTATGACGCGATCGATGACTCCTTCCCGCATCCATGCATCGAGTTTTTCCCGGAATTCTTTCTGATTTACTTCGGTATACTGCCTTGAAAACGGCCCATTGTGGGTATCTGTTACAACGAGAGTTTCCACGAACGACTGCGGGCCTTGAAGTTGCCTGATGATATGTCGGATCTGGAAATCGATCGTCTGCCATTCCATTGCGCCCGCCCGTATGAGGAGCGAAACAGACTTTTTGTCCGGTATTTTCAGAGGTTTGAGCCTGCATATCAGGTAGTCGCTCGATGGACAGAGCCGCTGAATATCTGTACTCCTGATCTCTTCAATATTCGTGATGTCAAACCCGCATCTGTGGAAAAGATGCTTGTAGAAAGAAAACGGCCGGTGAACTTCTGTCCTGATCTTGCCGGTCTCTTTCATCTGTTTCCGGAATATGAATTTGTCGTGATATCGGTGCTCCTCTGGAAGATCGATTTTAATGTGCGTTTCCGATTCTTCAGTGAACGTATAGAAGGGGTTGCAGAATGCGACAATTGCTTCACCATCATCTGTAACGAGCGCTCGCATATCCGCGACAACATCCGTTACCTCATTATCATCTTCTATGGTGCAGAGAACCAGGCTGCAGATAACCTTCGAGAATCTTTCCCCAGTCTCTTTGAGAAAGGCCAGATCATTCCTGCCAATGTACCGTGCAGAATGATGTTTCGCCAGATTCTTTACGAGAACTGATGCATCAATGTCGTAGCCGGTGACATCGAATCCCCTTTTTACCAGTGGCTCGGCTATTGCTCCATAGCCGCATCCATAGTCCAAAACAGGACTTGGTCCCCCTTCAGCTGCAATTGAAATGATACGTTCATCCAGGAGTGCGCTTTTATGCTTATTCTGTGTTGCACTAAAGAAATATTCAAATCCTGCCAGTTCCGGCAGTTTCGGATCAAATAGTGCTTGACTCATCAACTCGGAGACATCATCTCTGAAATGCCATCGGTACGTGAGATACGCCCGCCTGCACATTTGAAGATATTCGCGTTCGTTGCAAGGAACAAATGAGTCGCCGAGATCGATGAGTTTGAGACCATCTTTAGTGATGATAAGGTTCTTTGGATGTAAGTTTGTGAAAGCAATCCCCGCGCATCGGCACTCGTCAAGCAGAGCCAAGATGTCCTTGAGATGATTTCCTCTGTATTCGGATCCCTCAGCGTATTCCATTACGAATACCAGTTCTCCCGTATCCTCCACGATCTCGAGCAACCGGCAAATATGTTGAAGCTCTGGATTGTTGAGAAGATGATCGCGTAGGAGATCGAGTCTCCCGTCTTGGAAATTCGCCTTTCCAGCAAAGAAGTATTTATATGCCCGTATACCATCTGTGAAGACCGCTCCTTCATGACCATGACCGAGGTATTTCAGTTCCTGGGGCTTTGCCTCATTGCGCTTTTTCAGGATCGAGGCTATCATCCCACGTGCATGTTCGACGCTCTCGGGAAGCATATCGGGTGATAGACAGCTCCGGTACGACGTGATAGAATCGTGGAAATTCCGCAGGAATGTCTTCAGGTCATCTTCCTGAAACAGCTTCGTAATCTCATAAAATCGCCAGATCTCTTGCGGTGAATATACCTCCTTCAATTCCCGGATAAATCGAAGTGCCGCCTTGGTTTCATCTTGCTGTTGGAATCTGCTTGCACTGAGTGTCGCATCAATCGCATTGCATAGCCCCCAAATACGGTAGCCATTCTCTACAAATCGGAGAAGTCTTCGCTCCAAGATTTTTCGGAACGCATCAACTATTGCATCGATATCTTCATCGCTGATGGCGAGTCTGATCCTCCGGGGAAGTTCTCCGGTT
It contains:
- a CDS encoding acyl-CoA synthetase, with product MQLNDDNISVDRRPIVAVVGDARLDEDSEKYRIAEQLGHALITARYRLVTGGLGGVMEAVSRGARSSPEHQDGDILAILPGKDPCEANGYADICIATGIDTARNVIISNSDALIAIGGGSGTLSEIAMAWAHGRLILGYRVDGWSGEFADQRVDSRIRYPDILDDRVYGVSSKEEALKYLNLIPLYNTRSSGIKWRK